A region from the Brevibacterium paucivorans genome encodes:
- a CDS encoding TetR/AcrR family transcriptional regulator: MTIAPDAAPTARRQRTRNRLLGAAVIAFARRGIVSTPIEELCEEAGMTRGAFYSNFKSIDELVVNLIDCAVEHTIAGIRGIIATTEDTYSTDRTTNTSDPHCRFTNLRQSAKTAFATQRLGWTTSVAWAITEAEIELYSIRNPDVRSRYLELQNAQVRAVGVEVEQLLSRHGARTTIPTQTAIRHLAATDIRAARQSIPPRAVENAPTPDASELIAEIMGQPGAEFDTSKLPEDSLLHPVERELGPVLDLLSMMVEF; encoded by the coding sequence ATGACCATCGCCCCTGACGCGGCACCAACCGCCCGTCGACAGCGCACACGCAACCGCCTTCTGGGTGCCGCTGTGATCGCTTTCGCCCGCCGTGGCATCGTCAGCACGCCCATCGAAGAACTCTGCGAAGAAGCAGGAATGACACGTGGGGCGTTCTACTCGAACTTCAAATCGATCGACGAATTGGTGGTCAATCTCATTGACTGTGCCGTTGAGCACACGATCGCCGGAATCCGCGGAATCATCGCGACCACCGAAGACACATACTCAACAGACCGGACTACAAACACCTCGGACCCACACTGCCGATTCACCAACCTGCGCCAATCCGCCAAAACCGCCTTTGCCACGCAGCGCCTGGGCTGGACCACCTCGGTCGCGTGGGCGATCACGGAAGCGGAGATCGAACTGTACTCAATCCGCAACCCAGACGTGCGTTCCCGCTACCTGGAGCTGCAGAACGCACAGGTGCGCGCTGTGGGAGTGGAAGTTGAACAGCTCCTTTCAAGGCACGGGGCACGCACCACGATCCCCACCCAAACCGCAATCCGACACCTCGCCGCAACCGATATACGGGCAGCACGGCAGTCCATTCCACCTCGGGCGGTTGAAAACGCACCAACGCCGGACGCCAGCGAGCTGATCGCAGAGATCATGGGCCAGCCGGGAGCAGAGTTCGACACGTCGAAGTTGCCTGAAGATTCGCTTTTGCACCCGGTCGAACGCGAACTGGGCCCCGTTTTGGACCTGCTCAGCATGATGGTGGAGTTCTAG
- a CDS encoding maltokinase N-terminal cap-like domain-containing protein, with amino-acid sequence MAMSSELEGLLAQWLPRQAWFPVTSFELVGTPDVVPMSDTQVFELDFPLQDDETLTVQGWIAVVGIGSGDNVRRISVPLTLRTREEGPLREHLIGQIDDFMLGPCYVYDAVADPVFVLFAATAMATGDASFALGREAAFDDLGTPSEDGEEHKDPMAEAAAGMRADADLSAEPVSVSEAFDSQFENSDHSQLTALRVGRGGRDFNDLTNISVLWHRATTTQLKFDNSRKGETAVLIDDHAFPSVLTFFRTLDISDVPESVRLPIMLTIAESQAVAPVLGWMASRWFDGTDLHTHTAPVAMLTRSEASAVSAWNEAVGAARNAAEATGYARQAHDLGGRVASLHVDLGRELGKAEGTGEPTANWIKKWSDRVDWALARATLALKPLEKQLRAHKRALADMSSVGNLQRIHGGLTLNHVVKAPVHGYTVANFSETSELRPPTFDLVALLRSLDYAAGYAFLARTGALDPKATPSTLGATGLVDDDLIAQVDGAPEARWSHESQKALLAGYSHVGGADFSMKDPVLRAMLIDRLLVEGVSELRNRPTWLIVPLSELRRLLTTDTEVATEPARLNPRTSTEATRAGIEERLAEHRKAQEEKVAHARAAAAKARQENDRLVEASQVAKKAGHGIEAPVASNAETKVQDAEVAVGVTKRKAGVAETAETVPAEVADSVEPTTEPQGAGGSRAVTPRPSSETPATPTSGDESTAVPATFDPADDPADDIVDDTDGEIEPPFAPKSARTLR; translated from the coding sequence ATGGCGATGAGCAGTGAACTCGAAGGTCTGCTTGCGCAATGGTTGCCACGCCAGGCCTGGTTTCCAGTGACGTCTTTTGAGCTGGTCGGCACACCGGACGTCGTCCCAATGTCCGACACCCAGGTCTTTGAGCTGGACTTCCCGCTTCAGGACGATGAAACGCTGACCGTCCAGGGCTGGATCGCAGTCGTGGGAATTGGGAGTGGTGACAACGTTCGCCGCATCAGTGTTCCGCTGACCCTGCGCACGCGCGAGGAAGGGCCTCTGCGCGAACATCTTATTGGCCAGATCGACGACTTCATGTTGGGGCCGTGCTACGTATACGACGCGGTCGCCGACCCTGTTTTCGTTCTTTTCGCCGCTACCGCCATGGCCACCGGTGACGCCAGCTTCGCGTTGGGGCGCGAGGCGGCTTTCGACGACCTCGGGACGCCTTCTGAGGATGGCGAAGAACACAAGGACCCCATGGCCGAGGCGGCCGCCGGGATGCGTGCCGACGCGGACCTGAGTGCGGAGCCGGTGAGTGTCAGCGAGGCCTTTGACAGCCAGTTTGAGAACTCCGACCACTCGCAGCTGACTGCGTTGCGCGTGGGGCGTGGCGGGCGCGACTTTAACGACCTGACGAACATTTCGGTGCTGTGGCACCGCGCCACCACCACACAGCTGAAGTTCGACAATTCGCGCAAGGGTGAAACCGCGGTTCTGATCGACGACCACGCATTCCCTAGCGTGCTGACGTTTTTCAGGACACTCGACATCAGTGACGTGCCCGAATCAGTGCGGTTGCCCATCATGCTCACGATCGCCGAATCACAAGCCGTTGCGCCCGTTCTGGGGTGGATGGCGTCGCGGTGGTTCGACGGCACTGACCTACACACGCACACTGCTCCAGTTGCTATGCTGACCCGTTCGGAAGCTAGCGCGGTGAGCGCATGGAACGAAGCCGTAGGAGCGGCGCGGAACGCTGCGGAGGCGACGGGGTACGCGCGACAAGCGCACGACCTCGGTGGCCGGGTTGCCAGCCTACACGTAGACCTGGGCCGTGAACTTGGCAAGGCTGAAGGCACCGGCGAACCTACCGCGAACTGGATCAAGAAGTGGTCCGACCGCGTGGACTGGGCGCTGGCCCGCGCCACGCTGGCACTCAAGCCTCTAGAGAAGCAGCTGCGCGCCCACAAACGGGCATTGGCTGACATGTCATCAGTGGGGAACCTGCAACGGATTCACGGCGGGCTCACCCTCAATCACGTGGTGAAAGCACCGGTCCACGGGTACACGGTTGCAAACTTTTCGGAGACTTCGGAACTGCGTCCACCAACATTCGACCTAGTGGCGCTGTTGCGTAGTTTGGACTACGCGGCAGGGTACGCATTCTTGGCTCGCACAGGAGCCCTTGACCCCAAGGCCACGCCCAGCACCCTGGGTGCGACCGGACTGGTGGACGACGACCTGATTGCTCAAGTCGACGGGGCGCCCGAAGCCCGCTGGTCACACGAATCCCAAAAGGCTCTCTTGGCCGGGTACTCACATGTTGGCGGCGCCGATTTCAGCATGAAGGACCCCGTGTTGCGGGCCATGCTCATTGACCGCCTGCTCGTTGAGGGCGTGAGCGAGTTGCGCAACCGGCCCACGTGGCTGATCGTGCCACTGTCCGAACTCAGGCGCCTTCTGACCACCGACACTGAAGTGGCTACCGAACCGGCACGTCTCAACCCACGCACGTCCACCGAGGCGACGCGCGCTGGAATTGAAGAACGCCTAGCCGAACACCGAAAAGCACAAGAAGAAAAGGTTGCGCACGCGCGGGCGGCTGCGGCCAAGGCGCGACAGGAGAACGACAGACTTGTCGAAGCGTCACAGGTCGCGAAGAAGGCCGGCCACGGGATTGAGGCGCCAGTTGCCAGCAACGCTGAGACGAAAGTGCAGGACGCCGAGGTGGCAGTCGGTGTCACTAAGCGCAAAGCTGGCGTGGCCGAAACCGCGGAAACTGTGCCCGCCGAGGTGGCGGATTCAGTGGAACCCACCACAGAGCCCCAAGGGGCGGGTGGCTCTCGCGCAGTGACACCTCGGCCTTCTTCCGAGACGCCCGCTACACCCACTTCCGGTGACGAAAGCACGGCGGTTCCTGCAACGTTCGACCCTGCCGATGATCCAGCGGACGACATTGTCGACGACACGGACGGAGAAATCGAGCCGCCCTTCGCACCTAAATCGGCGCGCACGCTACGCTAG
- a CDS encoding alpha-amylase family glycosyl hydrolase produces MSGHLHRTGRNRWRPTSIYRVPVDRNVTLFDVTNVIPDIAELGFTAIRISPITASSTANETGAPTDPNAIDPHLGGIEGLEALSTTAHNANMGVIVDFVPGALHVAHPSMNPYWWDVLLHGQESQYADWFDIQWAQGKVTVVVDQPTSTATLTTNPATNEPVLQIGSSIYPVNPETLQPQDPQEPQNHQDPQQLLAAQNYTCVEKTSTTRTLNYRRVNADSHVATIRVNDPRVFTETHRELARWFDTGLIDGVSVRHIDSIADPQAYLDQLQDLTGGYIITEKRFTLNPEGQREVTPSSWPGAASTTYPLISAIDGALTHPIGFYELESFRQHLAAGLDPRDRRELSTTAKQLRFNPTSVTGLLTLEEARCKKEVTNTLMHNEMVDLAITTKNAWASLDESTRASIRTDPTAQVDVDTLALILGIVVASVTVARPELGLDEDAEVVREGFLSALSESDPDDFLGRNSTGEVPVMTAGSMVVPRALAKVRSTVPSGTASDRLLAYVGLLLTTPSCPVSTLFSQTTSEVLNLGVTERAHYRYCTLAALNEVGGFPSEPGHPDRILDEFKIQTSTTSAPVINGLTSPVTKYSRAERCRILALSEIPQKFMEFVADMRELVPLDYTVTQPDVSGTPGGAGNSDAPATATSDTSFDILLWQSVMGAWDSHLNVDRLIKRSVRAARRHGGSDERFVESVRNAVHTALTTPEVVARIDRMVAIVRHAGDRNSQVARALQLFSPGTPEVFDPLFLSPRERLVDNNPGDLLLRAGLTVRARHPHIFTNPTSPTRVAITGERAEHAFGLAHFGDTQFPEVVVVVERLPITLRATGGWGDTRFHIPTSVNDEEEPAQTASTMQTMALPVIREEVEPTWRDVLSGRTWTGLDFSVAEVFGTHPVTVLERV; encoded by the coding sequence ATGAGCGGACACCTCCACAGAACAGGTCGCAACCGCTGGCGCCCAACATCGATTTACCGTGTGCCGGTCGACCGCAACGTCACTCTTTTTGACGTCACAAACGTAATCCCGGACATCGCTGAACTCGGTTTCACCGCTATTCGCATCAGCCCCATTACGGCCTCCAGCACCGCCAACGAAACCGGCGCCCCCACAGATCCCAACGCAATTGACCCACACCTCGGCGGAATCGAAGGGCTGGAAGCCCTCTCAACAACCGCGCACAACGCGAACATGGGCGTCATCGTCGACTTTGTGCCTGGCGCACTCCACGTCGCGCACCCCAGCATGAACCCCTACTGGTGGGATGTGCTGTTGCACGGCCAAGAGTCCCAATACGCCGACTGGTTCGACATCCAGTGGGCACAAGGCAAAGTCACGGTGGTGGTCGACCAGCCCACGAGCACGGCAACCCTGACCACCAACCCCGCAACAAACGAACCGGTACTCCAGATCGGCTCCTCGATCTACCCGGTCAACCCGGAAACCCTGCAGCCCCAAGACCCACAAGAGCCCCAAAACCACCAAGACCCCCAGCAGCTCCTGGCCGCACAAAACTACACGTGCGTTGAAAAGACAAGCACCACACGCACGCTCAACTACCGTCGCGTCAACGCCGATTCGCACGTGGCCACCATCCGGGTGAACGACCCGCGCGTTTTCACGGAAACTCACCGCGAGCTCGCCCGCTGGTTCGACACCGGCCTCATCGACGGGGTGAGTGTGCGCCACATCGACTCGATCGCAGACCCCCAGGCGTACCTCGACCAGCTGCAGGACCTCACCGGCGGCTATATCATCACGGAGAAACGCTTCACGCTCAACCCTGAAGGCCAGCGCGAAGTAACTCCCTCGTCGTGGCCAGGTGCCGCGTCCACCACGTACCCGCTCATCTCGGCAATCGACGGTGCGCTCACGCACCCTATCGGCTTCTACGAGCTCGAATCGTTCCGCCAGCACTTGGCTGCAGGCCTGGACCCACGGGACCGCCGCGAACTGTCCACTACCGCAAAGCAGCTCCGCTTCAACCCCACCTCGGTGACCGGGCTGCTCACGCTTGAGGAAGCGCGGTGCAAGAAAGAAGTCACCAACACGCTCATGCACAACGAAATGGTGGACCTGGCTATCACCACCAAGAACGCATGGGCGAGCCTGGACGAGTCCACCCGCGCCAGCATCCGCACCGACCCCACCGCCCAGGTGGACGTGGATACGCTGGCTCTGATTTTGGGGATCGTTGTGGCGTCCGTGACCGTTGCGCGCCCTGAACTCGGTTTGGATGAAGATGCCGAGGTCGTTCGCGAGGGGTTCTTGTCAGCCCTGTCAGAGTCGGATCCGGACGACTTCCTTGGCCGGAACAGCACAGGTGAAGTCCCGGTCATGACCGCGGGTTCCATGGTGGTGCCGAGGGCGTTGGCGAAAGTGCGGTCAACAGTGCCTTCGGGTACGGCTTCAGACCGCCTCCTGGCCTATGTTGGCCTGTTGCTCACCACCCCGTCATGCCCCGTGAGCACCCTGTTTTCGCAGACCACCAGCGAGGTGCTCAACCTGGGTGTGACGGAACGTGCGCACTACCGCTACTGCACGCTCGCTGCGCTGAACGAAGTGGGTGGATTCCCGTCCGAACCCGGCCACCCCGACCGCATTCTGGATGAGTTTAAAATCCAAACTTCTACCACCTCGGCGCCGGTCATCAACGGGCTCACCAGCCCGGTTACCAAATACTCACGGGCGGAGCGCTGCCGGATCCTCGCACTGTCTGAGATCCCCCAGAAGTTCATGGAGTTCGTTGCAGACATGCGGGAGTTGGTGCCGCTGGACTACACGGTCACGCAGCCGGACGTCTCCGGCACCCCAGGTGGCGCAGGCAACTCAGACGCCCCAGCCACCGCCACCTCGGACACCAGCTTCGACATTCTGCTGTGGCAGTCCGTGATGGGCGCGTGGGACTCGCACTTGAACGTGGACCGGCTGATCAAACGGTCGGTTCGAGCAGCCCGGCGGCATGGTGGCTCGGATGAGCGGTTCGTTGAGTCGGTGCGCAACGCCGTTCACACGGCGCTCACGACGCCCGAGGTCGTTGCCCGGATCGACCGCATGGTCGCCATCGTGCGTCACGCAGGTGACCGCAACAGCCAAGTGGCACGCGCGTTGCAGCTGTTCTCCCCTGGCACCCCCGAGGTGTTCGACCCGCTGTTCTTGAGCCCACGCGAACGGCTGGTCGACAACAACCCTGGCGACCTGTTGCTTCGAGCGGGCTTGACAGTTCGCGCGCGCCACCCGCACATCTTCACAAACCCCACTTCGCCCACCCGCGTTGCCATCACCGGCGAGCGCGCTGAACACGCGTTTGGGTTGGCGCACTTTGGCGACACACAGTTCCCCGAGGTCGTCGTTGTGGTCGAACGCTTGCCCATCACCTTGCGCGCCACCGGCGGGTGGGGTGACACGCGGTTCCACATACCCACCTCGGTCAATGACGAAGAGGAGCCGGCGCAGACCGCTTCTACGATGCAAACCATGGCCTTGCCCGTGATCCGCGAGGAGGTTGAACCCACGTGGCGTGACGTGCTTTCTGGCCGCACGTGGACGGGGTTGGATTTCTCCGTCGCCGAGGTGTTTGGCACCCACCCTGTTACCGTCCTTGAGCGGGTTTAG
- a CDS encoding C45 family autoproteolytic acyltransferase/hydolase: MKKNQPHLVRTETIYVEGNDPRQRGMARASQIAPHIRSTVRAYSELYSSLGISESDATAAARTSMDAIRDWDPDQHLELLGVAAGSGITATDLGHIVGRTEILTLAKQQPQECSTVTFQQPGRTMSAQTWDWKPELVRNWHFHRVAALPGGHAYAGFAEHGMTGKIGLNSAGIGVHLNILKNTDDAPGGVPIHAVLARILGTAGSVDEAINIAKDAPTSASSIITVLDRDRAVNMEINPHQVALNSRDGWALRTNHFACPSQADGAQLLTPDSNTHDRMDYLESATTSAGEPHDLDDMLQVLCSPLEDGLVSVLPDPAAPNKGATLVTVRIDPANHTIEMSPGAPQYASAMTVRFTVPQGHPGH; encoded by the coding sequence ATGAAGAAAAACCAACCGCACCTGGTTCGAACCGAGACGATCTACGTAGAAGGAAACGACCCCAGGCAACGGGGAATGGCCAGGGCATCGCAGATTGCTCCCCACATCCGCTCCACTGTGCGCGCGTACAGCGAGCTCTACTCCTCGCTCGGTATCTCCGAATCAGACGCCACCGCAGCCGCGCGCACCTCCATGGACGCAATCCGTGACTGGGACCCTGACCAGCACCTCGAACTTCTAGGCGTCGCCGCCGGATCCGGTATCACCGCAACAGACCTGGGCCACATTGTGGGGCGGACCGAAATCCTCACGCTTGCCAAACAGCAACCACAAGAATGTAGCACGGTGACGTTCCAGCAACCCGGCCGAACCATGTCGGCCCAAACCTGGGACTGGAAACCTGAACTGGTGCGCAACTGGCACTTCCACCGCGTAGCCGCACTCCCAGGTGGTCACGCTTATGCAGGCTTCGCAGAACACGGCATGACCGGAAAAATCGGGCTCAACTCCGCCGGCATAGGCGTCCACCTCAACATCCTCAAGAACACTGACGACGCTCCCGGCGGCGTGCCCATCCACGCGGTGCTTGCCCGGATTCTCGGCACTGCCGGCTCCGTCGACGAGGCCATCAACATCGCCAAGGACGCGCCCACCTCGGCGTCCTCAATCATCACCGTCCTCGACCGCGACCGGGCCGTCAACATGGAAATCAACCCACACCAGGTGGCCCTCAACTCTCGCGACGGGTGGGCTCTGCGCACCAACCACTTCGCGTGCCCCAGCCAAGCGGACGGCGCGCAACTCCTCACACCCGACTCCAACACGCACGACCGTATGGACTACCTGGAGTCGGCGACCACCTCGGCAGGGGAGCCACACGACCTGGACGACATGCTGCAGGTTCTGTGCTCACCGCTGGAAGATGGCCTGGTGAGCGTGCTCCCGGACCCGGCCGCGCCCAACAAAGGCGCCACGCTGGTGACCGTCCGGATCGACCCGGCAAACCACACAATCGAGATGAGCCCGGGCGCACCCCAATACGCATCGGCCATGACCGTGCGCTTCACCGTGCCGCAGGGCCACCCAGGCCACTAG
- a CDS encoding MMPL family transporter: MWLLIIVLMGAFVGLFANKFDDKFELPGAESQEALDSMRLTFPQASGARGDIIVVSANKERVDQGTYKEEIENAVERLEDVGNVEGVTSPFNEHVHGNINDDKNAAIINVSYDSPVEELTDEDRETLHKQTEQLRDALPEGSTVSAGGEVFKTTSVHVSWVEGIGVAIAFFVLLFTFGSALAAGVPLLTAVVGVMIGLLGIVGLTAFSTVSSTAPMLALMLGLAVGIDYALFIISRARSFMLEGHDAEESVARANATAGSAVVFAGITVIIALVGLSLTGMPFLAVMGFGAAATVAVAVGVALTLVPAILGFIGERINPLRKAQKKAQKKAAKRNGTQNRQNEYTSSATTSAEESHTAQKETFATKFYRGWVTVATKFPLITIIVIVGALSVFAIPASKLQLALPDNGGQPEGTPARTTFDLIDKEFGPGHNGPLVMTAEIVTSDDPLDDVEKIEDEIKKIPGVKQVILAVPNENADTAMFQIIPETGPSDPETEKIVEALRDMEPKIKDEYGYQTAVTGATAVAIDVSAQLGRALVPFGLFVVGLSLVLLMMVFRSLWVPIKATAGFLLSVVAGFGVVELVFIEGHGASAFNLDHIGPVISFLPIILMGILFGLAMDYEVFLVSGMREAYAHGTPAREAVKKGFMSSASVVTAAAVIMFCVFAAFVPAGEAIIKSIALGLAVGIAVDAFLVRMTLVPAVMTLLGEHAWWLPKWLERILPHFDVEGEGLYHQVKLQNWPETDTEYRIYGENLSVYGTGGPLFENVNVALQPGELLAVSGRGRSALLLALAGRAPLEDGELKVGEYVLPEQANKVRRSTPFLTLRHSEESLVPKPEYIRGFIKKLPPVVVIDHADTPHDHATAKAVKNLVDVAAARGSAVILGLHNPDVDWMIPSGMDYTLLNLDDHNRTEHVPAHAFGGAQ, encoded by the coding sequence GTGTGGCTGCTGATCATCGTGTTGATGGGTGCTTTTGTTGGGCTCTTCGCCAACAAGTTCGACGACAAGTTTGAACTGCCAGGCGCGGAGTCACAGGAAGCCCTCGACTCGATGAGACTGACGTTTCCGCAAGCGTCCGGTGCTCGCGGAGACATCATTGTGGTGAGCGCAAACAAGGAGCGCGTGGATCAGGGCACCTATAAAGAAGAGATCGAAAACGCGGTTGAGCGACTCGAAGACGTGGGCAACGTTGAGGGCGTGACGTCGCCGTTCAATGAACACGTACATGGCAATATCAATGACGACAAGAACGCGGCCATCATTAACGTGTCGTACGACTCGCCTGTTGAAGAACTCACAGACGAAGACCGTGAAACCCTGCACAAACAAACCGAACAACTCCGCGACGCGCTCCCTGAAGGATCCACAGTCAGTGCAGGTGGAGAAGTCTTCAAAACCACCAGCGTTCACGTTTCGTGGGTAGAAGGAATCGGTGTAGCGATCGCGTTCTTCGTATTGCTTTTCACCTTTGGCTCTGCACTGGCCGCCGGTGTTCCTCTACTCACCGCAGTCGTAGGTGTGATGATTGGACTCTTGGGAATCGTGGGGCTCACAGCGTTCTCGACCGTGTCATCCACCGCCCCCATGCTGGCACTCATGCTGGGACTAGCGGTGGGTATTGACTATGCGCTGTTCATCATTTCCCGCGCCCGTTCCTTCATGCTCGAAGGCCACGACGCAGAAGAATCGGTAGCGCGCGCAAACGCTACAGCTGGATCGGCCGTGGTGTTCGCGGGGATCACCGTGATTATTGCTCTTGTGGGGCTTTCGCTCACCGGAATGCCATTCCTGGCAGTCATGGGATTCGGTGCCGCTGCGACGGTGGCGGTTGCGGTTGGAGTGGCTCTGACTCTTGTTCCCGCAATCCTGGGCTTCATTGGCGAACGCATCAACCCGCTACGCAAGGCTCAGAAGAAAGCCCAGAAGAAAGCGGCCAAACGCAACGGCACCCAAAACCGCCAGAACGAGTACACCAGCTCAGCAACCACCTCGGCGGAGGAATCCCACACCGCCCAGAAGGAAACATTCGCAACCAAGTTCTACCGGGGCTGGGTGACGGTGGCGACCAAGTTCCCACTCATCACCATCATCGTGATCGTGGGTGCCTTGAGCGTTTTCGCGATCCCGGCGTCCAAACTGCAACTCGCGCTACCGGACAACGGGGGCCAACCAGAGGGGACCCCGGCGCGTACAACCTTTGACTTGATCGACAAGGAATTCGGCCCCGGCCACAACGGGCCACTGGTCATGACCGCTGAGATTGTCACCAGTGACGACCCGCTGGACGATGTCGAAAAGATCGAAGACGAAATCAAGAAGATCCCCGGGGTCAAGCAGGTCATTCTGGCCGTGCCTAATGAAAACGCTGACACGGCCATGTTCCAAATCATTCCCGAAACCGGCCCCAGCGACCCTGAGACCGAAAAAATCGTTGAAGCGCTCCGTGACATGGAGCCCAAGATTAAAGACGAATACGGCTACCAAACCGCAGTGACAGGTGCGACGGCTGTTGCGATTGACGTGTCAGCTCAGCTGGGGCGCGCGCTTGTGCCTTTTGGTCTGTTCGTTGTGGGGCTGTCGCTGGTGCTGCTCATGATGGTGTTCAGGTCGCTGTGGGTGCCCATTAAAGCCACCGCAGGGTTCCTTTTGTCGGTGGTCGCCGGCTTTGGTGTGGTGGAGCTGGTGTTCATTGAGGGCCACGGCGCAAGTGCCTTCAACCTGGACCACATTGGCCCGGTCATCAGCTTCTTGCCCATTATTCTCATGGGTATCTTGTTTGGTCTGGCCATGGACTATGAAGTGTTCTTGGTGTCGGGTATGCGTGAGGCTTATGCGCACGGTACGCCTGCTCGTGAGGCTGTGAAGAAGGGTTTCATGAGTTCGGCGTCTGTGGTGACTGCCGCTGCGGTCATCATGTTCTGCGTGTTCGCGGCGTTCGTGCCCGCTGGTGAGGCGATCATTAAGTCGATCGCGTTGGGCTTGGCCGTTGGTATTGCCGTCGATGCGTTCCTTGTACGCATGACCCTGGTCCCGGCGGTCATGACCTTGTTGGGCGAACACGCATGGTGGTTGCCCAAGTGGCTCGAACGCATCCTTCCACACTTCGACGTGGAAGGTGAGGGCCTGTACCACCAGGTGAAATTGCAGAACTGGCCAGAAACCGACACCGAATACCGGATCTACGGCGAAAACCTGAGCGTGTACGGCACCGGTGGGCCTCTGTTTGAAAACGTCAATGTGGCGTTGCAACCGGGTGAGCTGTTGGCGGTCAGTGGCCGAGGTCGTTCCGCCTTGCTTTTGGCACTCGCCGGGCGTGCGCCGCTGGAAGATGGGGAACTGAAGGTAGGCGAGTATGTTTTGCCGGAGCAGGCGAACAAGGTTCGTCGTTCTACCCCGTTCTTGACGTTGCGACACAGTGAGGAATCTTTGGTGCCTAAACCGGAGTACATCCGCGGCTTCATTAAGAAACTTCCACCCGTGGTTGTCATTGACCACGCTGATACCCCGCACGACCACGCCACTGCGAAAGCAGTTAAGAACCTGGTGGACGTTGCGGCCGCCCGTGGGTCCGCGGTGATTCTGGGGCTACACAACCCTGACGTTGACTGGATGATCCCCAGTGGAATGGACTACACCTTGTTGAATTTGGACGATCACAACCGTACCGAACACGTTCCCGCTCATGCGTTTGGAGGAGCACAGTAA